From the genome of Nocardia sp. NBC_01503, one region includes:
- the mmsB gene encoding 3-hydroxyisobutyrate dehydrogenase produces the protein MGFGHTEGRAVSTENVSKKVGFLGLGHMGGPMAANLVRAGYEVLAFDPVPAAQEQARRDGATVVATPVAAVAESEIVITMLPNGRIVLDLYNEVLAAAEPGTLFVDCSTIDVDDAKSAAELAVAAGHRALDAPVSGGVAGAAAGTLTFMVGGADDDFAAALPLLEIMGGKVVHCGGAGVGQAAKVCNNMILGISMIGLSEAIVLGEKLGLTHEKFFDVVSTASGQSWALTSYCPVPGPVPTSPANNDYRPGFATALMTKDLGLAANALQANGIDGQIGLLAAEIYHRFNQDEAGKDFSAIVTDIRKRSGGEQA, from the coding sequence ATTGGGTTTGGCCACACCGAAGGACGAGCTGTGAGCACTGAGAACGTCAGCAAGAAGGTCGGATTCCTCGGCCTCGGGCATATGGGCGGGCCGATGGCCGCCAACCTGGTGCGGGCCGGGTACGAGGTACTCGCCTTCGATCCCGTGCCCGCCGCGCAGGAGCAGGCCCGGCGGGACGGGGCCACCGTCGTCGCGACACCCGTTGCGGCCGTGGCCGAATCGGAGATCGTGATCACCATGCTGCCCAACGGCCGCATTGTGCTGGACCTCTACAACGAGGTGCTCGCGGCCGCCGAGCCCGGCACCCTCTTCGTCGACTGCTCCACCATCGATGTGGACGATGCCAAGTCGGCGGCGGAACTGGCTGTGGCAGCGGGACATCGGGCCCTGGACGCCCCCGTCTCCGGCGGCGTGGCCGGTGCCGCGGCGGGCACCCTCACCTTCATGGTGGGCGGCGCGGACGACGACTTCGCCGCCGCCCTGCCGCTGCTCGAGATCATGGGCGGCAAGGTCGTGCACTGCGGCGGCGCGGGCGTCGGCCAGGCCGCCAAGGTCTGCAACAACATGATCCTGGGCATCTCCATGATCGGACTCTCCGAGGCCATCGTGCTCGGCGAGAAGCTGGGCCTGACGCACGAGAAGTTCTTCGACGTGGTCTCCACGGCCTCGGGTCAGTCCTGGGCGCTCACCTCGTACTGCCCGGTGCCCGGACCGGTGCCGACCAGCCCGGCCAATAACGACTACCGGCCCGGCTTCGCGACCGCGCTCATGACCAAGGACCTCGGCCTGGCAGCTAATGCCCTGCAGGCCAATGGCATCGACGGCCAGATCGGTTTGCTGGCGGCGGAGATCTACCACCGCTTCAACCAGGACGAAGCGGGCAAGGATTTCTCCGCTATCGTCACCGATATCCGTAAGCGATCTGGAGGAGAACAGGCGTGA
- a CDS encoding enoyl-CoA hydratase/isomerase family protein has translation MSENVAEPEVLIEQRDGLGLITLNRPRAINALNHPMALAILEALRAWATDDSVRTVLLTGAGERGLCAGGDIVAIHTDAKNAVAQGDSPWTAADSPSGRFWRDEYMLNALIGDYPKPYVAIMDGIVMGGGVGLSGHASHRIVTERSKVGMPETGIGFIPDVGGTYLLSRAPGEIGTHIALTTARMTAGDAIAAGFADAFVPSEHIPALVEALHTLDADDAIAKFAQPAPVSEFIGQRDWIDYCYGADTVEEIVHRLQTDGRAEATQAAADVLSKSPVALKVTLRSLRTARKAASLEEVLNQEYRVSAASLNTHDLVEGIRSQVIDKDRNPQWQPATLAEVTDADVNAYFGALGDRELGLATPKDEL, from the coding sequence ATGAGTGAGAACGTGGCGGAACCCGAGGTGCTCATCGAGCAGCGCGACGGGCTCGGCCTGATCACGCTGAATCGGCCCCGGGCGATCAACGCGCTGAACCACCCCATGGCCCTGGCCATCCTGGAAGCCCTGCGTGCCTGGGCGACCGACGATTCGGTGCGCACCGTACTGCTCACCGGCGCGGGGGAGCGGGGACTGTGCGCGGGCGGGGATATCGTCGCCATCCACACCGATGCCAAGAACGCTGTCGCACAAGGTGATTCGCCATGGACCGCCGCCGATTCGCCGAGCGGGCGGTTCTGGCGGGACGAGTACATGCTGAACGCGCTCATCGGCGACTACCCCAAGCCGTATGTGGCGATCATGGACGGCATCGTCATGGGCGGTGGCGTGGGCCTGTCCGGGCACGCCTCGCATCGCATCGTCACCGAACGCTCCAAGGTCGGTATGCCCGAGACCGGTATCGGCTTCATCCCCGATGTGGGCGGCACCTACCTGCTCTCGCGCGCACCCGGTGAGATCGGCACCCATATCGCGCTCACCACCGCGCGAATGACCGCCGGTGACGCCATCGCCGCCGGATTCGCGGACGCTTTCGTTCCGTCGGAACACATTCCGGCACTGGTGGAGGCGTTGCACACCCTCGACGCGGATGACGCCATCGCCAAATTCGCTCAGCCCGCACCGGTTTCGGAGTTCATCGGCCAGCGCGACTGGATCGACTACTGCTACGGCGCCGACACCGTCGAGGAGATCGTGCACCGGCTGCAGACCGACGGGCGCGCGGAGGCCACCCAGGCCGCCGCCGATGTGCTGTCGAAATCGCCGGTGGCACTGAAGGTCACGCTGCGGTCGCTGCGCACCGCGCGCAAGGCCGCGAGCCTGGAGGAGGTGCTGAACCAGGAGTACCGGGTCTCGGCCGCCTCGCTGAACACCCACGACCTGGTGGAGGGTATCCGCTCCCAGGTCATCGACAAGGACCGCAATCCGCAGTGGCAGCCCGCGACGCTCGCGGAGGTCACCGACGCCGATGTAAACGCCTACTTCGGCGCACTCGGCGATCGCGAATTGGGTTTGGCCACACCGAAGGACGAGCTGTGA
- a CDS encoding acyl-CoA dehydrogenase family protein — protein sequence MFTLDEDEKAITATARSFADELLAPNALEWDEHKHFPIDVLRKAGQLGLGGIYVGEDVGGSQLRRLDAVRIFEQLSTGCPAIAAYISIHNMAAWMIDSYGDAAQRNRWLPGLTSMDLLASYALTEPAVGSDAAALSTKAVRDGDDYLLTGVKQFISGAGSSDVYVIMARTGDQGARGISAFIVPADTPGLSFGANEKKMGWNAQPTRQVILDNARVPAANLLGAEGNGFRIAMNGLNGGRLNIAACSLGGAQAALDRTVQYLAQRKAFGSRLLDNTALQFDLADMRTSLEAARTLLWRAAAALDADAPDKVELCAMAKRFTTDAGFEVANKALQLHGGYGYLHEYGIEKIVRDLRVHQILEGTNEIMRVVVARSVVGAA from the coding sequence ATGTTCACACTCGACGAGGACGAGAAGGCGATCACCGCGACCGCCCGCTCCTTTGCCGACGAGCTGCTCGCGCCGAACGCGCTGGAATGGGATGAGCACAAGCACTTCCCGATCGACGTACTGCGCAAGGCCGGGCAGCTCGGCCTGGGCGGCATCTACGTGGGCGAGGATGTCGGCGGCTCACAGCTGCGACGCCTGGATGCCGTGCGCATCTTCGAACAGCTCTCCACGGGCTGCCCGGCCATCGCCGCCTATATCTCCATCCACAATATGGCGGCGTGGATGATCGACAGTTACGGCGATGCGGCACAGCGCAATCGGTGGCTGCCGGGGTTGACCTCGATGGATCTGCTGGCCAGCTACGCCCTCACCGAACCCGCCGTCGGCTCCGATGCCGCGGCCTTGAGCACCAAGGCCGTTCGCGACGGTGACGACTATCTGCTCACCGGGGTGAAGCAATTCATCTCCGGTGCGGGCAGCAGTGACGTCTACGTGATCATGGCGCGTACCGGAGACCAAGGCGCACGCGGGATTTCGGCATTCATCGTGCCCGCCGACACCCCCGGACTGTCCTTCGGCGCCAACGAGAAGAAGATGGGCTGGAATGCCCAGCCCACCCGGCAGGTCATTCTCGACAATGCCCGGGTGCCCGCCGCCAATCTGCTCGGCGCGGAGGGCAACGGCTTCCGCATCGCCATGAACGGGCTCAATGGCGGGCGACTCAATATCGCAGCCTGCTCACTCGGCGGTGCGCAGGCCGCCCTGGACCGCACCGTGCAGTACCTGGCCCAGCGCAAAGCCTTCGGATCGCGGCTGCTCGACAACACCGCACTGCAATTCGACCTCGCCGATATGCGCACCTCCCTGGAGGCCGCCCGCACCCTGCTGTGGCGCGCGGCCGCCGCCCTGGACGCGGACGCCCCCGACAAGGTCGAACTCTGCGCCATGGCCAAACGGTTCACCACCGACGCCGGATTCGAGGTGGCGAACAAAGCCCTGCAATTGCACGGCGGCTACGGTTACCTGCACGAATACGGGATCGAGAAGATCGTCCGCGACCTGCGGGTGCATCAGATCCTGGAAGGTACGAACGAGATCATGCGGGTCGTGGTGGCCCGCTCGGTGGTAGGAGCAGCATGA
- a CDS encoding CoA-acylating methylmalonate-semialdehyde dehydrogenase, which yields MVRELTHFIGGQHVAGASGKFRDVFNPSTGQVQARVPLASKAEVEAVIANAAQAQQVWAAYNPQKRARVLMKFLTLVQDEMDSLAALLSSEHGKTIPDAKGDIQRGLEVIEFAVGIPHLLKGEYTESAGTGIDVYSMRQPLGVVAGITPFNFPAMIPLWKAGPALACGNAFVLKPSERDPSVPLRLAELFLEAGLPAGVFNVVNGDKEAVDTLLHDERVKAVGFVGSTPIAQYIYETATANGKRAQCFGGAKNHAIVMPDADLDDVADQLIGAGYGSAGERCMAISIAVPVGEETADRLRDKLIERIAKLNVGLSDDPGADFGPLVGQDGVDRVNDYVQIGVDEGAELVIDGRGLVVEGGEDGFFAGATLFDRATPQMRIYKEEIFGPVLTIVRAKDYEEALRLPNEHEYGNGVAIFTRDGDTARDFAARVQVGMVGINVPIPVPIAYHTFGGWKRSGFGDLNQHGPDSIRFYTKTKTVTQRWPAGGKETLSSGRSASSAANAFVIPTMD from the coding sequence ATGGTTCGCGAACTCACGCACTTCATCGGCGGGCAGCACGTCGCCGGCGCCTCCGGCAAATTCCGGGACGTCTTCAATCCCAGCACCGGACAGGTGCAGGCGCGCGTACCGCTGGCGAGCAAGGCCGAGGTCGAGGCCGTCATCGCCAATGCGGCGCAGGCGCAGCAGGTGTGGGCCGCGTACAACCCGCAGAAGCGGGCGCGGGTGCTGATGAAGTTCCTGACCCTGGTGCAGGACGAGATGGATTCGCTTGCGGCACTGCTCTCCTCGGAGCACGGCAAGACCATCCCGGACGCCAAGGGCGATATCCAGCGCGGCCTGGAAGTCATCGAATTCGCCGTCGGCATTCCGCACCTGCTCAAGGGTGAGTACACCGAGAGCGCGGGCACCGGCATCGACGTGTACTCCATGCGCCAGCCGCTCGGCGTGGTCGCGGGCATCACCCCGTTCAACTTCCCGGCCATGATCCCGCTGTGGAAGGCCGGACCGGCGCTCGCCTGCGGAAACGCCTTCGTGCTCAAGCCCTCCGAGCGCGATCCGTCCGTGCCGCTGCGCCTGGCCGAACTGTTCCTCGAGGCCGGACTGCCCGCGGGCGTGTTCAACGTGGTCAACGGTGACAAGGAGGCCGTCGACACCCTGCTGCACGATGAGCGCGTCAAGGCCGTGGGCTTCGTCGGCTCGACGCCGATCGCGCAGTACATCTACGAGACCGCCACCGCCAACGGTAAGCGCGCCCAGTGCTTCGGCGGGGCCAAGAACCACGCCATCGTCATGCCCGACGCCGACCTCGACGATGTGGCCGATCAGCTCATCGGCGCGGGCTACGGCTCGGCGGGCGAGCGCTGCATGGCCATCTCCATCGCGGTGCCGGTCGGCGAGGAGACCGCGGATCGCCTGCGCGACAAGCTGATCGAGCGGATCGCCAAGCTCAATGTCGGCCTGTCCGACGATCCGGGCGCGGACTTCGGTCCCCTGGTCGGCCAGGACGGCGTCGACCGCGTCAACGATTACGTGCAGATCGGCGTCGACGAGGGCGCGGAGCTGGTCATCGACGGCCGCGGCCTGGTGGTCGAGGGCGGCGAGGACGGCTTCTTCGCGGGCGCGACGCTGTTCGATCGCGCCACCCCGCAGATGCGCATCTACAAGGAAGAGATCTTCGGTCCCGTGCTCACCATCGTGCGCGCCAAGGATTACGAGGAGGCGCTGCGCCTGCCGAACGAGCACGAATACGGTAACGGCGTAGCCATTTTCACCCGCGACGGTGATACCGCCCGCGACTTCGCGGCGCGCGTCCAGGTCGGCATGGTCGGCATCAATGTGCCGATTCCGGTGCCGATCGCGTACCACACCTTCGGCGGCTGGAAGCGCTCCGGCTTCGGCGATCTCAACCAGCACGGCCCGGATTCGATCCGCTTCTACACCAAGACCAAGACGGTGACCCAGCGCTGGCCAGCGGGAGGAAAGGAGACCCTGTCCTCGGGCCGCTCCGCAAGCTCCGCGGCCAACGCGTTCGTCATCCCGACCATGGACTGA
- the icmF gene encoding fused isobutyryl-CoA mutase/GTPase IcmF, whose product MADLHIPTHPVRFVTSAALFDGHDAAINIMRRILQGQGAEVIHLGHNRAVREVVDAAVSEDVQGVAVSSYQGGHIEYFEYLAAALREAGAGHVRIFGGGGGVIVPEEIARLRAAGVTIFSPEDGQRLGLPGMINQLIAECDRDLSTSPAAIEAVLSGDRTALARTITCLQQDALPAADLAELTAAASARRVPVLGITGTGGSGKSSLTDELIRRLRTDQQDKLRVAVLAVDPTRRRGGGALLGDRIRMNALDSERVYFRSLATRGERELPQNIDAMVIACKAAGYDLIVLETPGIGQGDAAIAEHVDVSLYVMTPEFGAASQLEKIDMLDFADVVAVNKFERRGAQDALRDVSRQLVRNREAFHADPEDMPVFGTSAATFNDDGVTALYQHLSGLLGEQGLPLEPGVLPRVDTRASTRFAQIIPPARVRYLAEIAETVRDYHAATARQSTAAQRIQRLELVLAELTPSADASSSGAAEVGELLRRARTELSPENAALLAEWPEVAESYRGDEQVVRIRDRELRTRLRRETLSGSSIPRVALPRFTDHGELLRFLRSENLPGRFPFTAGVFPFKRDNEDPARMFAGEGDPFRTNRRFKVLSEHAAAKRLSTAFDSVTLYGHDPAERPDIYGKVGTSGVSIATLDDMKALYDGFDLDAPSTSVSMTINGPAPTILAFYLNAAIDQAVEQFSAAEGREPTAEEAAELRARTLSTVRGTVQADILKEDQGQNTCIFSTEFSLRMMADIQEWFVRNSVRNFYSVSISGYHIAEAGANPISQLAFTLSNGFTYVESYLARGMRIDDFAPNLSFFFSNGMDAEYSVIGRVARRIWAVAMRDRYGAGERSQKLKYHVQTSGRSLHAQEMNFNDIRTTLQALIAVYDNCNSLHTNAYDEAVTTPTEESVRRALAIQLIINREWGLAMNENPLQGSFIIDELTDLVEEAVLLEFERISERGGVLGAMETGYQRGRIQDESMLYERRKHEGSLPIIGVNTFRNPHAEQEHPVLELARGTEQEKQSQLHRVREFTERHRDQAPAALARLAEAASTDANVFEVLMDAARVCTLQQVTDAFFTVGGQYRRNV is encoded by the coding sequence ATGGCCGATCTGCATATTCCGACGCACCCGGTACGGTTCGTGACCTCGGCGGCGCTGTTCGACGGCCATGACGCGGCCATCAACATCATGCGCAGAATCCTGCAGGGGCAGGGGGCCGAGGTGATCCACCTCGGGCACAACCGCGCCGTCCGCGAGGTGGTGGACGCGGCGGTCAGCGAGGATGTGCAGGGCGTCGCGGTCAGCTCGTATCAGGGCGGGCATATCGAGTACTTCGAATACCTGGCCGCCGCGCTGCGCGAGGCCGGGGCCGGGCATGTGCGGATCTTCGGCGGGGGCGGCGGGGTGATCGTGCCCGAGGAGATCGCGCGGCTGCGAGCGGCCGGGGTGACCATCTTCTCGCCCGAGGACGGGCAGCGGCTCGGACTGCCGGGAATGATCAATCAGTTGATCGCGGAATGCGATAGGGATCTGTCCACCTCGCCCGCCGCCATCGAGGCGGTGCTCAGCGGGGATCGAACGGCGCTGGCGCGCACCATCACCTGCCTGCAGCAGGATGCGCTGCCCGCGGCGGATCTGGCCGAGCTCACCGCGGCGGCGAGTGCGCGGCGGGTGCCCGTACTCGGTATCACCGGTACCGGCGGGTCCGGAAAGTCTTCTCTCACAGACGAACTCATTCGACGGCTGCGCACGGACCAGCAGGACAAACTGCGGGTGGCGGTGCTCGCGGTCGATCCCACCCGGCGGCGCGGGGGCGGGGCACTGCTGGGTGATCGCATTCGAATGAATGCCCTGGACTCCGAGCGGGTGTACTTCCGCTCGCTCGCCACCCGCGGCGAACGGGAATTGCCGCAGAATATCGATGCCATGGTGATCGCTTGCAAGGCAGCGGGTTACGACCTCATCGTGCTGGAGACGCCGGGTATCGGACAGGGCGATGCGGCGATCGCGGAGCATGTGGACGTCTCGCTCTATGTGATGACACCGGAGTTCGGCGCGGCCTCCCAGCTGGAGAAGATCGATATGCTGGATTTCGCGGATGTGGTGGCCGTCAACAAGTTCGAGCGGCGCGGCGCGCAAGACGCGTTGCGCGATGTGTCGCGGCAGCTGGTGCGCAACCGGGAGGCATTCCATGCCGACCCGGAGGATATGCCGGTATTCGGCACCAGCGCCGCGACCTTCAACGATGACGGTGTGACGGCGCTGTATCAGCATCTGAGCGGACTGCTCGGCGAGCAGGGACTCCCTCTCGAACCAGGCGTGCTGCCGCGCGTGGACACCCGCGCCTCGACTCGTTTCGCGCAGATCATTCCGCCCGCCCGGGTGCGCTATCTGGCCGAGATCGCCGAGACGGTGCGCGACTATCACGCCGCGACGGCACGGCAAAGCACTGCGGCACAACGCATTCAACGCCTGGAGCTGGTCCTCGCCGAACTGACACCTTCGGCGGATGCATCGTCCTCGGGGGCAGCCGAGGTCGGTGAGCTGCTGCGCCGGGCGCGCACCGAACTCTCGCCCGAGAATGCCGCGCTGTTGGCCGAATGGCCCGAGGTCGCCGAGTCCTATCGCGGGGATGAGCAGGTGGTGCGGATTCGCGATCGGGAACTGCGCACGCGGTTGCGGCGGGAGACGCTGTCCGGCAGTTCGATTCCGCGGGTGGCGCTGCCGAGGTTCACCGATCACGGTGAGCTGCTGCGTTTTCTGCGGTCGGAGAATCTGCCGGGGCGGTTCCCGTTCACGGCGGGGGTGTTCCCGTTCAAGCGGGACAATGAGGATCCGGCGCGCATGTTCGCCGGGGAGGGCGATCCGTTCCGCACCAATCGGCGGTTCAAGGTGTTGTCCGAACACGCTGCGGCCAAACGGCTTTCGACCGCCTTCGATTCGGTGACGCTGTACGGGCATGATCCCGCCGAGCGGCCCGATATCTACGGCAAGGTCGGCACCTCCGGTGTCTCCATCGCCACGCTCGACGATATGAAGGCGCTGTACGACGGCTTCGATCTGGACGCGCCGAGCACCTCGGTCTCCATGACCATCAACGGCCCCGCGCCCACCATTCTGGCGTTCTACCTCAATGCCGCGATTGATCAAGCGGTGGAACAGTTCTCGGCCGCCGAGGGCCGAGAGCCCACCGCCGAGGAGGCTGCCGAGCTGCGCGCGCGGACGCTCTCGACCGTGCGCGGCACCGTACAGGCCGACATCCTCAAGGAGGATCAGGGTCAGAACACCTGTATCTTCTCCACCGAATTCAGCCTGCGCATGATGGCCGATATCCAGGAGTGGTTCGTGCGCAACAGCGTTCGCAACTTCTACTCGGTCTCCATCTCCGGCTATCACATCGCCGAGGCCGGGGCGAACCCCATCAGCCAGCTGGCCTTCACACTCTCGAACGGCTTCACCTATGTGGAGTCGTATCTGGCGCGCGGAATGCGCATCGACGATTTCGCGCCGAATCTGTCCTTCTTCTTCTCCAATGGCATGGACGCGGAGTACTCGGTGATCGGGCGGGTGGCGCGGCGCATCTGGGCGGTGGCCATGCGGGACCGGTACGGAGCCGGTGAGCGGTCGCAGAAGCTGAAGTACCACGTGCAGACCTCGGGCCGCTCACTGCACGCGCAGGAGATGAACTTCAACGATATTCGCACCACGCTGCAGGCCCTGATCGCCGTCTACGACAATTGCAACAGCCTGCACACCAATGCCTATGACGAGGCCGTCACCACCCCGACCGAGGAGTCGGTGCGCCGCGCGCTGGCGATTCAGCTGATCATCAATCGCGAGTGGGGGCTGGCGATGAATGAGAATCCGCTGCAGGGCAGCTTCATCATCGACGAACTCACCGATCTGGTGGAGGAGGCGGTGCTGCTCGAATTCGAGCGGATCTCCGAACGCGGCGGGGTGCTCGGGGCCATGGAGACCGGCTATCAGCGCGGGCGCATCCAGGACGAATCGATGCTGTACGAGCGCCGCAAGCATGAGGGCAGCCTGCCGATCATCGGCGTGAACACCTTCCGGAATCCGCATGCGGAGCAGGAGCATCCGGTGCTGGAGTTGGCGCGCGGCACCGAACAGGAGAAGCAGTCGCAGCTGCACCGGGTGCGCGAGTTCACCGAGCGGCATCGGGACCAGGCTCCGGCGGCGCTGGCCCGGCTGGCGGAGGCGGCGAGTACCGACGCGAATGTGTTCGAGGTGCTCATGGACGCCGCGCGGGTGTGCACGTTGCAGCAGGTGACCGACGCCTTCTTCACCGTCGGGGGGCAGTATCGGCGCAATGTGTGA
- a CDS encoding DUF3224 domain-containing protein → MQATGTFSVKSFVPTEVVPDPPISTGVPVGVMLMEKVFEGEVAGRAATLFTAAFDPATETGTYLAMESFEGSLNGRAGTFAFGHSATTTGTDRSSQFFIIVPGSGTGELAGITGAGSLDVDADGTHRIAFDYEIA, encoded by the coding sequence ATGCAGGCAACAGGAACTTTCAGTGTGAAGTCGTTCGTACCCACCGAGGTCGTCCCGGACCCGCCGATCAGCACCGGCGTGCCCGTGGGCGTCATGTTGATGGAGAAGGTGTTCGAGGGTGAGGTGGCCGGGCGCGCGGCGACCCTGTTCACCGCCGCCTTCGATCCGGCCACCGAGACCGGGACCTATCTGGCCATGGAGTCCTTCGAGGGCTCGCTCAACGGCCGGGCGGGCACCTTCGCCTTCGGGCATTCGGCGACCACCACCGGTACCGATCGCAGCTCGCAGTTCTTCATTATCGTGCCGGGCAGCGGTACCGGGGAGTTGGCGGGCATTACCGGCGCGGGCAGTCTCGATGTCGATGCGGACGGCACCCATCGCATCGCCTTCGACTACGAGATCGCCTGA
- a CDS encoding Dyp-type peroxidase codes for MSGATTDRSNQSESPRVSRRGLFGSALVAAGAATAGAVAGRVTASGENTSRTVDFHGAQQAGIATTAQSHALFLSCDLARRDRGVLRDLLAAWTETAVALTAGDRVPDKPDSAPGFSDHTDFATGLDPARLTITFGLGPSVFDEWSGLTDRRPRHLATLPEFTGDQLRPGWTGGDIMAQICSDDPQIVSHAFRALRARMPGLGNLRWTQHGFLSRPVDGGTPRNMFGHKDGTANPRIGSAAFDEAVWVNAPEEPEWFHGGTYLVFRKIRMSTAEWDQLSRPEQDRIIGRRRDDGSPLNGTAETDPVDLDARAANGEPVIPADAHVRLVHGIPMLRRGYSYDYGTLVATSASQAEANAESVPEHTHPAGTEPDHTHSGHAQLDAGLLFAAYMNNPPEQFVKAQRLLSGSDRLNTVVQHTGSAIFAMPPGIAVGQPIGVGLGL; via the coding sequence ATGAGTGGAGCTACTACAGATCGTAGTAATCAGAGCGAATCGCCCCGAGTCTCCCGGCGCGGACTCTTCGGGTCGGCATTGGTCGCCGCGGGCGCGGCCACGGCGGGCGCGGTGGCCGGTCGAGTCACCGCATCGGGTGAAAACACCTCTCGCACGGTCGATTTCCATGGAGCCCAGCAGGCCGGAATCGCGACGACCGCACAATCGCACGCATTGTTCCTGTCCTGCGATCTCGCCCGCCGGGACCGCGGCGTACTGCGGGATCTGCTGGCCGCGTGGACCGAGACCGCCGTTGCCCTGACCGCGGGCGATCGCGTACCCGATAAACCAGACAGCGCACCAGGATTCAGCGATCACACCGATTTCGCCACCGGACTCGATCCGGCCCGGCTCACCATCACCTTCGGACTGGGGCCGTCGGTCTTCGACGAGTGGTCGGGGCTGACGGATCGGCGACCCCGGCACCTGGCCACCCTGCCCGAGTTCACCGGAGATCAGTTGCGCCCCGGCTGGACCGGCGGCGACATCATGGCGCAGATCTGCTCCGACGACCCGCAGATCGTCAGCCACGCTTTTCGCGCCCTACGTGCCCGCATGCCGGGACTGGGCAACCTGCGCTGGACTCAGCACGGCTTCCTGAGCAGGCCCGTCGACGGCGGCACACCGCGAAATATGTTCGGGCACAAGGACGGTACCGCAAATCCGCGCATCGGGTCCGCCGCGTTCGACGAGGCGGTCTGGGTGAACGCGCCCGAGGAGCCCGAGTGGTTTCACGGCGGCACATATCTGGTCTTCCGCAAGATCCGGATGAGCACCGCCGAATGGGATCAGCTTTCGCGGCCGGAGCAGGATCGGATCATCGGGCGGCGGCGCGATGACGGGTCGCCCTTGAACGGGACCGCCGAAACCGATCCGGTGGATCTGGACGCGCGGGCCGCGAATGGCGAGCCGGTGATTCCGGCGGACGCGCACGTGCGACTGGTGCATGGCATTCCCATGCTGCGGCGCGGGTACAGCTACGACTACGGCACGCTGGTGGCGACGAGCGCGAGCCAGGCCGAGGCGAATGCGGAATCCGTTCCCGAGCACACTCATCCGGCGGGCACCGAGCCCGATCACACGCACAGCGGGCATGCCCAGCTCGATGCCGGGCTGCTGTTCGCGGCGTATATGAACAATCCGCCCGAGCAGTTCGTCAAGGCACAGCGCCTGCTCTCGGGGTCCGATCGGCTGAACACCGTCGTTCAGCACACCGGTAGCGCCATCTTCGCCATGCCGCCGGGGATCGCGGTCGGCCAGCCGATCGGTGTGGGACTCGGGCTCTGA
- a CDS encoding amidohydrolase family protein, whose amino-acid sequence MTVVDAHIHQWDPLTTPREFSGLAKFFRAVPVPIDWAKRLAPRRDREFVGDPEPFVHPYLPADYRTDAGEVPVEAIVHIEVEWTGRGPLAPVGETRWVASLPFGVDTPALGAIIGAGDPAAPGFAELLDAHLAASPLFRGIRTRVEYHPDPKVRAHNRTPGALTSPAFLDGFGALAERGLSFEAWVYSQQLPEVTALAGHYPDATIVLNHLATPAGIFGPVGKETGHNPGQRRELFIRWRDDLSALATHPNVVAKVSGLMMPILGLPVPPRGEPTPVPVLLERISPLLEHALDVFGADRLIWGSNFPVDKPITSIGNAAEAVATALSAHGADEKALEQIFRGNAQRVYRIDNL is encoded by the coding sequence ATGACAGTCGTCGATGCGCATATCCATCAGTGGGATCCGCTGACCACGCCCCGCGAGTTCAGCGGATTGGCCAAGTTCTTCCGCGCCGTCCCCGTCCCGATCGACTGGGCCAAGCGCCTTGCCCCGCGCCGGGATCGCGAATTCGTCGGCGACCCCGAACCTTTCGTCCATCCGTACCTGCCCGCCGACTATCGCACCGATGCCGGGGAGGTACCGGTCGAGGCGATCGTGCATATCGAGGTGGAGTGGACCGGTCGCGGGCCGCTGGCCCCGGTCGGTGAGACGCGATGGGTGGCGAGCCTGCCGTTCGGGGTCGATACACCCGCGCTCGGGGCGATCATCGGGGCGGGCGATCCGGCCGCACCCGGATTCGCCGAACTATTGGACGCGCACCTGGCGGCGTCACCGCTGTTCCGGGGTATTCGCACCCGCGTCGAATATCACCCGGACCCGAAGGTGCGCGCGCACAACAGGACTCCCGGTGCGCTCACCTCCCCCGCCTTCCTCGATGGCTTCGGCGCACTGGCCGAACGCGGGCTCAGCTTCGAGGCATGGGTGTACTCGCAGCAGCTCCCCGAGGTCACCGCGCTGGCCGGGCACTATCCGGACGCCACCATCGTGCTGAACCATCTCGCCACGCCCGCGGGCATTTTCGGGCCGGTGGGCAAGGAGACCGGCCACAATCCGGGGCAACGGCGGGAGCTGTTCATCCGGTGGCGGGACGATCTCAGCGCACTCGCCACCCACCCGAATGTGGTGGCCAAGGTGAGCGGGCTGATGATGCCGATCCTCGGACTTCCGGTGCCGCCGCGCGGTGAGCCCACACCGGTACCCGTACTGCTGGAACGCATTTCGCCACTGCTGGAGCATGCCCTCGACGTATTCGGGGCCGATCGCCTGATCTGGGGGTCGAATTTCCCGGTGGACAAACCGATTACGAGTATCGGCAATGCCGCCGAGGCGGTCGCGACCGCGCTCAGCGCACATGGTGCGGACGAGAAGGCGCTGGAGCAGATCTTCCGCGGCAATGCCCAGCGCGTGTATCGGATCGACAACCTCTGA